In a single window of the Chloroflexota bacterium genome:
- a CDS encoding (Fe-S)-binding protein has protein sequence MLDETMIANIRESGLLQGASGVEKRDQLLREFGFRTVDKAEYALIASCFLPSLVPQDTKAFSQLLRHFKIDYTLLPQEHCCGNVFYRQALDDKSDEELRQANLLGQEFLEKNLHQAQEVGASKVILFCIGCDMVYSQFKNAVAQEILWYPTLLARLFHGGRLELEADYYAGCHYYYRNLGSQPDLDSALAVLKRIEGLRLNQLNHRLCCTRPQQLETLVASIRNKTVITPCGGCAMYLQLALKEKGDYRVVMLPQVVLAAASGEGL, from the coding sequence ATGCTAGACGAAACAATGATAGCCAATATTCGGGAGAGCGGGCTTCTCCAGGGAGCTTCTGGGGTGGAGAAGAGGGATCAACTCCTCCGGGAGTTCGGCTTTCGCACGGTGGACAAGGCGGAATACGCCCTGATAGCCAGTTGCTTCTTACCCTCTTTGGTGCCCCAGGACACAAAGGCCTTCAGCCAATTGCTAAGACATTTTAAGATAGACTATACCTTGCTGCCTCAGGAGCACTGCTGTGGCAACGTGTTTTACCGCCAGGCACTGGATGACAAGAGCGATGAGGAACTGAGACAGGCCAATCTCCTGGGCCAGGAGTTTCTGGAGAAGAACCTGCACCAGGCCCAGGAAGTGGGGGCCAGCAAGGTCATCCTTTTCTGCATCGGCTGTGACATGGTCTACAGCCAGTTCAAGAACGCTGTGGCTCAGGAAATATTGTGGTATCCCACCCTCTTAGCTCGCCTTTTTCATGGCGGCAGGCTGGAACTTGAAGCCGACTATTATGCCGGCTGCCATTACTACTACCGGAATCTGGGCTCCCAGCCTGACCTGGACTCGGCCCTGGCAGTATTGAAGCGGATCGAAGGTCTGCGGCTGAACCAGCTCAACCATCGGTTGTGCTGCACCAGGCCGCAGCAGTTGGAGACCCTGGTGGCCAGCATCCGGAACAAAACCGTGATCACCCCCTGCGGTGGCTGTGCCATGTATCTTCAGCTAGCCCTCAAGGAGAAGGGGGACTATCGGGTGGTAATGCTGCCACAAGTGGTCTTGGC